From a region of the bacterium genome:
- a CDS encoding recombinase family protein gives MADGRFIAYYRVSTKGQGQSGLGLEAQEAAVRQFLNGGDWQVLAEYTDVESGTRKGNERPELKRAIQHAQREKATLLIAKLDRLARNVHFVSGLMESRVDFLAADMPQANKLTIHILAAVAEAEAEAISARTKAALAAARERGTKLGNPKNLTSAAQAKGAQATRDKAITAYANQAGNIASLKQQGLSFRQIAAQLNERGAVTASGLPFQAMTVKRIYDRVIAEGARA, from the coding sequence ATGGCTGATGGGCGCTTTATCGCATACTACCGGGTTAGCACGAAAGGGCAGGGGCAGAGCGGCCTAGGCCTCGAGGCACAAGAGGCGGCCGTCAGGCAATTTCTCAACGGCGGCGACTGGCAGGTGCTGGCCGAATACACTGACGTGGAGAGCGGCACCCGCAAGGGCAACGAGCGCCCTGAGCTTAAGCGGGCCATCCAGCACGCCCAGCGCGAGAAGGCGACCCTGCTCATCGCCAAGCTGGACAGATTGGCCCGCAATGTCCATTTCGTCAGCGGCCTGATGGAAAGCCGCGTGGACTTCCTGGCCGCCGATATGCCTCAAGCCAACAAGCTCACCATCCATATCCTAGCCGCCGTGGCCGAAGCCGAGGCCGAAGCGATTTCTGCACGCACTAAGGCAGCCCTAGCGGCAGCCCGAGAACGTGGCACTAAGCTTGGCAACCCCAAGAACCTAACCTCAGCCGCCCAGGCGAAGGGCGCTCAGGCAACCAGGGACAAGGCCATCACCGCCTACGCCAACCAGGCGGGCAATATCGCGAGCCTCAAGCAACAGGGCCTTAGCTTCCGCCAGATCGCGGCGCAACTGAACGAGCGCGGCGCCGTTACCGCCAGTGGCCTGCCGTTCCAAGCTATGACCGTGAAGCGCATTTATGACAGAGTGATCGCGGAAGGCGCCCGAGCTTAG